From a region of the Thalassospira sp. TSL5-1 genome:
- the ccrA gene encoding crotonyl-CoA carboxylase/reductase has protein sequence MNTAAEVISYPGGPDVKDLYEIGEIPPLGHVPKQMYAWAIRRERHGDPDTAMQCEVVDVPTLDSHEVLVLVMAAGVNYNGVWAALGKPISVFDVHNEPFHIAGSDASGIVWAVGSKVTRWKVGDEVVIHCNQDDGDDEECNGGDPMLSPTQRIWGYETPDGSFAQFTNVQSQQLMPRPKHLTWEESACYTLTLATAYRMLFGHRPHILRPGHNVLVWGASGGLGSMAIQLITTAGANAIGVISDESKRDFVLGLGAKAVINRKEFDCWGQLPTVNGPEFGAYMKEVRKFGKAIWDITGKGVDVDIVFEHPGEQTFPVSCNVVKRGGMVVFCAGTTGFNLTFDARFVWMRQKRIQGSHFANLKQASQANKLVIERRIDPSMSEVFSWDDIPRAHMQMMRNQHKPGNMAVLVQAKRPGMRTLEDAVEG, from the coding sequence ATGAATACAGCCGCTGAAGTCATTTCATACCCGGGGGGACCGGACGTCAAAGACCTTTATGAAATCGGCGAGATTCCGCCGCTGGGTCACGTTCCCAAACAGATGTATGCCTGGGCGATCCGCCGCGAACGCCACGGCGACCCCGATACCGCGATGCAGTGCGAAGTGGTGGATGTTCCCACCCTGGATTCGCACGAGGTTCTGGTGCTGGTGATGGCAGCAGGTGTGAATTACAACGGTGTTTGGGCGGCCCTTGGCAAACCGATTTCGGTTTTTGATGTGCACAACGAACCATTTCACATCGCAGGGTCGGATGCGTCGGGCATTGTCTGGGCGGTTGGGTCGAAGGTGACACGCTGGAAGGTCGGCGATGAAGTTGTCATTCACTGCAACCAGGATGACGGCGACGACGAGGAATGTAATGGCGGCGACCCGATGTTATCGCCCACCCAGCGCATTTGGGGCTATGAAACGCCCGATGGCTCCTTTGCCCAGTTTACCAATGTGCAGTCCCAGCAATTGATGCCGCGCCCCAAACATCTGACCTGGGAAGAAAGTGCGTGCTACACCCTGACTCTGGCAACGGCCTATCGCATGCTGTTTGGTCATCGCCCGCATATTTTGCGACCCGGCCACAATGTGCTGGTTTGGGGCGCCTCGGGCGGTTTGGGGTCAATGGCGATCCAGTTGATCACCACTGCCGGTGCCAACGCGATTGGCGTTATTTCCGATGAAAGCAAACGTGATTTCGTGCTGGGCCTGGGGGCCAAGGCCGTCATCAACCGCAAGGAATTTGACTGCTGGGGCCAGCTTCCCACCGTTAATGGCCCGGAATTTGGCGCCTATATGAAAGAAGTACGCAAATTCGGCAAGGCAATATGGGACATCACCGGCAAGGGGGTGGATGTGGATATTGTTTTTGAACATCCCGGGGAACAAACCTTCCCGGTATCGTGCAATGTCGTCAAACGCGGCGGCATGGTGGTGTTTTGCGCCGGCACCACCGGCTTTAACCTGACATTCGATGCGCGTTTTGTCTGGATGCGGCAAAAACGCATTCAGGGCAGCCACTTTGCCAACCTCAAGCAGGCTTCGCAGGCCAACAAGCTGGTGATCGAACGGCGTATTGACCCCAGCATGTCGGAAGTCTTTTCATGGGACGATATTCCGCGCGCTCATATGCAGATGATGCGCAACCAGCACAAACCGGGCAACATGGCCGTGCTGGTCCAGGCCAAACGGCCGGGCATGCGCACCCTTGAAGACGCGGTCGAAGGATAA
- a CDS encoding methyl-accepting chemotaxis protein has translation MDIRQASPGAASQAHALVAFDIVSPHLDQIAQEFCDTLRDSGNSASPDLGAEMAQYWQNLLSASGPETIARDLGKNPLAGLSHAPSATKILAAYDGVIANALRLVSTRLRASKAQACCDALRTTLCTDMGALLGRLLAQNGGENRAHSEIQAISEIIERETDNIISEVGFQAGRMKDVSLTMETDSRELSQLVERITETTGIATGNIATVASATDQLQSSSQEIAQRIHRTSDISSQAVSRVEETTSTMASLSTTADEIGKVVDIVKRISDQTKMLALNATIEAARAGEAGKGFAVVANEVKNLATQTEKAISDINDQIQAIQRATSSAVGAIEGIGGSIDEVNRLSIDISDAIQHQTTAIEDISASAKEVSSHMQGITDDIGTAHIKARNARDTSENLRGLASTIRQDVTEMDERFRAVLRTTNATEQSKNTSGTTMHQRVPIAVDIELDFGKGDRRTGVTADMSTAGLLARIDANEKDAGKPVAITLEKDTHLHGRIKAVSSLGAHIQFDQLTPEAHRVIDGMLVKTRAHDEKIAELGKPLAQQLGKLFDEAVRKGDLKLEDLMRPKYQLIDGTDPKQFTTPFLDFTDSRFAPLQEAALGKDPHVVFVAAVDQNGYLPTHNKAFSQPQRPNDPMWNMGNARNRRIFDDRAGLMAARNTKPVLLQTYFRDMGDRVVFMKECDVPIMVNGKHWGNLRIGYRA, from the coding sequence ATGGATATTCGTCAGGCATCCCCCGGTGCTGCTTCCCAAGCCCATGCTCTTGTCGCTTTTGACATTGTTTCGCCCCACCTTGACCAAATCGCACAGGAATTTTGCGATACCCTGCGCGATTCCGGCAATTCTGCCTCGCCGGACCTTGGGGCTGAAATGGCGCAATACTGGCAAAACCTGCTCAGTGCCAGTGGCCCGGAAACCATTGCCCGCGACCTGGGTAAAAACCCGCTCGCAGGTCTGTCACATGCACCTTCTGCCACAAAAATTCTTGCCGCCTATGACGGGGTTATTGCCAATGCACTGCGCTTGGTGTCCACCCGCTTGCGCGCCAGCAAGGCACAGGCCTGCTGTGATGCGCTGCGCACCACTCTCTGTACCGATATGGGGGCGCTTTTGGGGCGCCTATTGGCGCAAAATGGGGGCGAAAACCGCGCACACAGCGAAATACAGGCGATTTCCGAAATCATTGAACGCGAAACCGACAATATCATTTCCGAGGTCGGTTTTCAGGCTGGCCGGATGAAAGACGTTTCCCTGACAATGGAAACCGACTCGCGCGAATTATCCCAGTTGGTGGAACGGATCACCGAAACCACCGGCATTGCCACCGGCAATATCGCCACGGTGGCCTCGGCGACCGACCAGTTGCAATCCTCCAGCCAGGAAATCGCCCAGCGCATCCATCGGACCAGCGATATTTCAAGCCAGGCCGTATCGCGCGTTGAAGAAACAACCAGCACAATGGCAAGCCTGTCAACCACCGCCGATGAAATTGGCAAGGTGGTTGATATCGTCAAACGCATATCCGACCAAACCAAAATGCTGGCCCTAAACGCCACCATCGAGGCCGCCCGTGCTGGCGAAGCCGGAAAAGGCTTTGCCGTGGTCGCCAACGAGGTCAAAAACCTGGCGACACAAACGGAAAAGGCCATTTCCGACATCAATGACCAAATTCAGGCCATCCAGCGGGCAACATCCAGTGCCGTTGGCGCGATCGAGGGTATTGGCGGCTCCATTGACGAAGTCAATCGCCTGTCGATTGACATTTCCGACGCCATCCAACATCAAACCACCGCGATAGAGGACATTTCAGCCAGCGCCAAAGAAGTTTCCAGCCACATGCAGGGCATTACCGATGATATTGGCACAGCCCATATCAAGGCCCGCAATGCCCGTGACACATCGGAAAACCTCCGTGGCCTTGCCTCCACCATCCGCCAGGATGTAACCGAAATGGATGAACGTTTTCGTGCCGTTCTGCGCACAACCAACGCAACAGAACAATCGAAAAACACATCGGGAACCACAATGCACCAGCGTGTGCCAATTGCGGTTGATATTGAACTGGATTTTGGCAAAGGCGACCGCCGCACGGGGGTTACGGCCGATATGTCAACCGCAGGCCTTCTTGCCCGGATTGACGCCAACGAGAAAGATGCCGGAAAACCGGTTGCCATTACCCTGGAAAAGGACACTCACCTGCATGGCAGGATCAAGGCTGTTTCAAGCCTGGGCGCGCATATCCAGTTTGACCAGCTAACTCCAGAGGCCCACAGGGTGATTGACGGCATGCTGGTCAAAACCCGCGCCCATGACGAAAAAATAGCCGAACTGGGCAAACCGCTGGCGCAACAACTGGGCAAACTGTTTGACGAGGCCGTGCGCAAGGGCGATCTGAAACTTGAAGATTTGATGCGCCCGAAATACCAGCTGATTGACGGTACCGACCCCAAACAATTTACCACACCGTTCCTGGATTTTACCGATAGCCGTTTTGCCCCACTGCAAGAAGCCGCCCTGGGCAAGGACCCACATGTCGTATTTGTCGCCGCTGTAGACCAAAATGGCTATCTTCCCACCCACAACAAGGCCTTCAGCCAGCCACAGCGCCCCAATGACCCGATGTGGAACATGGGCAATGCCCGCAACCGCCGTATTTTTGATGATCGCGCCGGGCTGATGGCGGCGCGCAATACCAAGCCGGTTTTACTGCAAACCTATTTCCGCGATATGGGCGACCGGGTGGTTTTCATGAAGGAATGCGACGTGCCGATCATGGTTAATGGCAAACATTGGGGCAATCTGCGAATCGGTTACCGCGCCTGA
- a CDS encoding acyl-CoA dehydrogenase family protein has translation MTDNALIPDLKTLCAGALGALEPLYEVTRDAVKNTVCENGKVDAGRMEDHQFAAHGFAWLATYTNALRQMNAWAIRLEEQRRLGRLEQLITQAAFGEYLAQICGGISMSQGEIIRLGALGTPDDAIENFAKNAAVKALIAQGNSDATRRAIAEEINDSLSSGRFGDSGMEDDTLDMVRDQFRRFVDEKVTPHAHGWHERDELIPIEIVNEMAELGVFGLTIPEEFGGLGMGKTAMCVVTEELSRGYIGVGSLGTRSEIAAELIRLGGTDAQKEHYLPKLASGEILPTAVFTEPNNGSDLANLRTRAIRDGDTYKITGNKTWITHASRSDLMTLLTRTNPDEAGYRGLSMLLAEKPRGTDATPFPAEGMSGGEIEVLGYRGMKEYELSFDGFTVPAENLLGGVEGQGFKQLMATFESARIQTAARAVGVAQNALEIGMRYAQERVQFGKPLYAFPRVYGKIAWMVVETMIARQLTYFSAVEKDQDIRCDIEAGMAKLLGARVAWSNADNALQIHGGNGYATEYQISRILCDARILNIFEGAAEIQAQVVTRGLLGR, from the coding sequence ATGACCGACAATGCCCTGATCCCCGATTTGAAAACTCTTTGCGCCGGGGCGCTTGGCGCACTGGAGCCGCTTTATGAGGTCACGCGCGATGCGGTGAAAAATACCGTATGCGAAAACGGCAAAGTTGATGCCGGGCGCATGGAAGACCACCAGTTTGCCGCCCACGGCTTTGCCTGGTTAGCGACCTATACCAATGCACTTCGGCAAATGAATGCCTGGGCCATCCGCCTGGAGGAACAGAGACGATTGGGACGATTGGAACAATTGATCACCCAGGCGGCGTTTGGCGAATATCTGGCGCAAATTTGCGGTGGCATTTCCATGTCGCAAGGTGAAATTATCCGCCTTGGCGCACTGGGTACACCCGACGACGCAATTGAAAATTTTGCCAAAAATGCGGCTGTCAAAGCCCTGATTGCCCAGGGCAACAGCGATGCCACCCGCCGCGCCATTGCCGAGGAAATCAATGACAGCCTGTCCAGCGGCCGATTTGGCGATAGCGGCATGGAAGACGACACCCTGGATATGGTGCGCGACCAGTTCCGCCGTTTTGTCGATGAAAAAGTCACCCCCCACGCCCATGGCTGGCACGAACGCGACGAGCTGATCCCGATTGAAATTGTGAATGAAATGGCCGAACTGGGCGTATTTGGCCTGACCATCCCCGAAGAATTTGGCGGGCTTGGCATGGGAAAAACCGCCATGTGCGTTGTGACCGAGGAACTCTCGCGCGGATATATCGGTGTAGGGTCGCTTGGCACGCGGTCTGAAATTGCTGCGGAGCTTATTCGTCTGGGCGGTACGGATGCGCAAAAGGAACATTACCTGCCCAAGCTGGCATCGGGTGAGATATTGCCCACCGCCGTGTTTACCGAACCCAATAATGGCTCAGACCTTGCCAATTTGCGTACCCGTGCGATTCGGGATGGCGATACCTACAAGATAACAGGCAACAAAACCTGGATCACCCATGCGTCGCGGTCTGATTTGATGACGCTGCTGACCCGCACCAATCCCGACGAAGCCGGATATCGCGGCCTTTCGATGTTGCTGGCGGAAAAACCGCGCGGTACCGACGCAACCCCGTTCCCGGCGGAGGGCATGAGTGGCGGCGAGATTGAGGTTTTGGGCTATCGCGGCATGAAGGAATACGAGCTTAGCTTCGATGGTTTCACCGTTCCGGCAGAAAACCTGTTGGGTGGGGTGGAAGGCCAGGGCTTTAAACAATTGATGGCAACCTTTGAATCCGCCCGCATTCAAACCGCCGCCCGTGCCGTGGGTGTGGCGCAAAATGCGCTGGAAATTGGCATGCGCTATGCGCAGGAACGGGTGCAATTTGGCAAACCGCTTTATGCCTTTCCGCGGGTTTACGGCAAAATCGCCTGGATGGTGGTGGAAACCATGATCGCCCGCCAATTGACCTATTTTTCTGCGGTGGAAAAGGACCAGGATATCCGCTGTGATATCGAGGCCGGTATGGCAAAGCTGCTGGGCGCGCGCGTGGCGTGGTCCAATGCCGATAATGCCCTGCAAATTCATGGCGGCAACGGCTATGCCACCGAATACCAGATCAGCCGGATTCTGTGTGATGCCCGTATCCTGAATATTTTTGAAGGGGCTGCCGAAATTCAGGCGCAGGTCGTAACCCGCGGATTACTTGGCCGCTGA
- a CDS encoding adenosylhomocysteinase, whose product MTSRIKDAALAANITPETLAWREVICPVTAAYGRYVAKRDLRGKTIVSFQHVLEDTIPTLLPFVQAGAQVKLGACNPDSTDDAAAAYLAANGVEVHAFSGMTPDEYAKSIDILSDEPADIIADMGGELIEAFVKKGHKVEGALEATTTGVHRVEKLDLNFPVFNWNDIAIKDRLHNRHHVAQEMWPVFSNVTGLALYGRTVLVIGFGPVGRGVAERARNLGAVVSVAERDPVRALEAQHHGCAVVDLETGLKNNAIIVTATGLSGILGKAQLSQVRRGAVLVNVGHSNTEIDVAWLDTLPRTRMRRHIERFDLDENKQVYLLNRGSLLNLAPGMGGSGKDLFDPFSAILLRGIDWLASGGAASFKPGFWDYPADLEVEIAQRILASHS is encoded by the coding sequence ATGACCAGCCGCATTAAGGATGCTGCCCTGGCAGCCAATATCACCCCCGAAACCCTTGCCTGGCGCGAGGTGATTTGCCCGGTCACGGCGGCCTATGGTCGTTATGTTGCCAAGCGTGACCTGCGGGGCAAAACCATCGTCAGTTTCCAGCATGTGCTGGAAGATACCATTCCCACCCTGTTGCCTTTTGTGCAGGCCGGGGCGCAGGTAAAGCTTGGAGCCTGTAACCCCGATAGCACGGATGATGCGGCAGCGGCCTATCTGGCGGCAAACGGGGTGGAGGTTCATGCCTTTTCCGGCATGACCCCCGACGAATATGCCAAAAGCATTGATATTTTAAGCGATGAGCCCGCTGACATCATTGCCGATATGGGCGGCGAGCTGATCGAGGCCTTTGTGAAAAAGGGCCACAAGGTGGAAGGTGCGCTGGAAGCCACCACAACCGGTGTGCACCGGGTGGAAAAGCTGGATTTGAATTTTCCGGTGTTTAACTGGAACGATATTGCGATCAAGGACCGCCTGCATAACCGCCACCATGTCGCCCAGGAAATGTGGCCGGTCTTTTCCAATGTAACCGGTCTGGCCCTGTATGGCCGTACGGTGCTGGTCATTGGTTTTGGCCCGGTCGGGCGCGGGGTGGCCGAACGGGCACGCAATTTGGGTGCGGTTGTTTCGGTTGCCGAACGCGACCCGGTCCGTGCGCTTGAAGCCCAGCATCATGGTTGTGCGGTGGTGGACCTGGAAACCGGCCTTAAAAACAATGCCATCATTGTAACGGCGACCGGTCTTTCGGGCATTTTGGGCAAGGCGCAGCTTTCACAGGTGCGGCGCGGGGCGGTTTTGGTCAATGTCGGCCATTCCAACACCGAAATTGATGTGGCCTGGCTTGATACCCTGCCGCGCACCCGTATGCGCCGCCATATTGAACGGTTTGATCTTGATGAAAACAAACAGGTTTACCTGTTAAATCGCGGCAGCCTGCTTAACCTTGCACCGGGCATGGGCGGCTCGGGCAAGGATTTGTTTGATCCGTTCTCGGCCATTTTGCTGCGCGGCATTGACTGGCTGGCATCTGGTGGGGCGGCATCGTTCAAGCCTGGTTTCTGGGATTACCCTGCCGATTTGGAAGTTGAAATCGCCCAGCGAATTTTGGCATCGCACAGTTAG
- a CDS encoding methylmalonyl-CoA mutase family protein, protein MSSERTRTATSPERDRPWLIRTYAGHSSASASNALYRQNLAKGQTGLSVAFDLPTQTGYDSDHVLARGEVGKVGVPVSHLGDMETLFDGIPLDKMNTSMTINAPAAWLLALYIAVAEKQGVKRADLQGTTQNDIIKEYLSRGTYIFPPAPSLKLITDVAAFTYREIPKWNPMNVCSYHLQEAGATPEQELAFALATAVAVLDAVRSSGQVPDDDFAKVVGRISFFVNAGIRFVTEICKMRAFCELWDEITRDRYGIADEKYRRFRYGVQVNSLGLTEQQPENNVYRILIEMLAVVLSKNARARAVQLPAWNEALGLPRPWDQQWSLRLQQIMAYETDLLEYEDLFDGNPSIERKVATLKEGARAELSKIDAMGGAIAAVDSGYMKGELVRANAKRLFDIENGITRIVGVNAYVETEPSPLTAEGIQSIMTVDDMAEQDQIAKLVQWRAERNDDAVKQSLENLASAARTGDNIMEPSIACAHAGVTTGEWSQVLRDVFGEYRAPTGVTSLVLGEDDGADEKMTDLRGKVDAVSQKLGTRMKMLVGKPGLDGHSNGAEQIAMKATEAGIDVLYDGIRWTPDDLVQNALKRKAHIVGLSILSGSHVALVRDVVRGLRDAGAGHIPVVVGGIIPEADMLILRQMGVAAVYTPKDYQLVGIMADMVRMVGDRAGQYRSGQSADQAPSTNDEVAIY, encoded by the coding sequence ATGTCATCTGAACGCACACGCACTGCAACATCGCCGGAACGCGACCGCCCCTGGCTGATTCGCACCTATGCCGGGCACAGTTCGGCCAGTGCGTCCAACGCGCTGTACCGGCAAAATCTGGCAAAGGGCCAAACCGGGCTTTCGGTGGCGTTCGATCTGCCCACACAGACAGGCTATGATTCGGACCATGTGCTGGCGCGCGGTGAAGTGGGCAAGGTTGGCGTGCCGGTATCGCATCTGGGCGATATGGAAACCCTGTTTGACGGCATCCCGCTTGATAAAATGAACACCTCCATGACCATCAATGCCCCAGCGGCCTGGTTGCTGGCGTTATATATTGCGGTGGCGGAAAAGCAGGGCGTAAAGCGTGCCGATTTGCAGGGCACCACCCAGAACGACATCATCAAGGAATATCTGTCGCGCGGGACATATATTTTTCCGCCAGCACCCAGCCTGAAGCTGATTACCGATGTTGCCGCTTTTACCTATCGCGAAATTCCCAAATGGAACCCGATGAATGTGTGTTCCTATCATTTGCAGGAAGCAGGCGCGACGCCGGAACAGGAACTGGCCTTTGCCCTGGCAACGGCGGTTGCCGTGCTGGATGCCGTGCGCAGCTCGGGCCAGGTACCCGATGATGACTTTGCCAAGGTGGTGGGGCGGATTTCGTTTTTTGTGAATGCCGGTATTCGCTTTGTCACCGAAATTTGCAAAATGCGGGCCTTTTGCGAATTGTGGGATGAAATCACCCGTGACCGTTATGGCATTGCCGATGAAAAATACCGCCGTTTTCGCTATGGCGTGCAGGTCAATTCGCTGGGCCTGACCGAACAGCAACCTGAAAACAATGTTTACCGCATCCTGATCGAAATGCTGGCGGTGGTTTTGTCCAAAAATGCCCGGGCGCGTGCCGTGCAGCTTCCGGCCTGGAACGAGGCATTGGGCCTGCCGCGCCCGTGGGACCAGCAATGGTCCCTGCGCCTGCAACAGATCATGGCCTATGAAACCGACCTTCTGGAATATGAAGACCTGTTTGATGGCAACCCGTCGATTGAACGCAAGGTTGCCACCCTGAAGGAAGGCGCACGGGCCGAACTGAGTAAAATTGATGCAATGGGTGGAGCGATTGCCGCCGTGGATAGCGGCTATATGAAGGGCGAACTGGTACGTGCCAATGCCAAACGGCTGTTTGATATTGAAAATGGCATCACCCGCATTGTGGGGGTGAATGCCTATGTCGAAACCGAACCCTCGCCGTTAACGGCAGAGGGCATTCAGTCGATCATGACGGTCGATGACATGGCAGAGCAGGACCAGATTGCCAAGCTGGTGCAATGGCGTGCCGAACGTAATGATGATGCGGTCAAGCAAAGCCTCGAAAACCTGGCGAGTGCTGCCCGTACGGGCGACAACATCATGGAACCGTCCATTGCCTGTGCCCATGCCGGGGTGACAACGGGGGAATGGTCGCAGGTGTTGCGCGATGTATTTGGTGAATATCGCGCGCCAACCGGTGTAACCTCGCTGGTATTGGGCGAAGATGACGGTGCGGATGAAAAAATGACCGATCTGCGCGGCAAGGTGGATGCCGTTTCGCAAAAGCTGGGCACGCGGATGAAAATGCTGGTGGGCAAACCGGGCCTGGATGGCCATTCAAACGGGGCGGAACAGATTGCCATGAAGGCCACCGAGGCCGGCATTGACGTTTTATATGACGGCATTCGCTGGACGCCCGATGATCTGGTGCAAAATGCCCTGAAGCGCAAGGCGCATATTGTCGGCCTGTCGATTTTGTCAGGTTCGCATGTGGCACTGGTACGCGATGTGGTGCGGGGCCTGCGCGATGCCGGGGCCGGGCATATCCCGGTTGTTGTGGGTGGTATCATTCCCGAGGCAGACATGCTGATCTTGCGCCAGATGGGCGTTGCGGCGGTTTATACGCCCAAGGATTACCAGCTGGTTGGCATTATGGCCGATATGGTGCGCATGGTGGGTGACCGGGCAGGGCAATATCGCTCCGGTCAATCGGCTGACCAGGCGCCTTCCACCAATGATGAAGTCGCAATTTACTGA
- a CDS encoding ferric reductase-like transmembrane domain-containing protein has product MRAIKWIFWFFLVGIGGLWVAEHPEFWAQDNVILLRNQFLQLSGVMAISVMSLIMILATRPKWLEPYVGGLDKTYRLHKWLGIAALSLAVIHWLWKEGPKWLKGLGLLDFRRPPRPSQEGWSPLQEFLASQRHLAEGIGEWSFYIAVALMVIALVKLVPYRWFAKTHKFIAFAYLALVFHAVVLFNFDDWAGLGGVLLSVFLAAGAYSAVLVLTGRVGRKSTAIATLEKTDYFPAIKSLEVTLKVDQGWQGHRAGQFAFVTFDRQEGAHPFTIATPWNAGDRRLTILIKALGDYTSTLPDHVKVGTRARIEGPYGAFTFDAPGKRQVWIGGGIGITPFLARLKELAELPVEQRQNIDLYHAIPVEDETLSARLKMLARQAGVTLHVIIDGRDDLLTGARLRRDVADWKSASFWFCGPRQFGNALYRDLTGNGLPSKRFHQELFEFR; this is encoded by the coding sequence ATGCGTGCGATAAAATGGATTTTCTGGTTTTTTCTGGTCGGCATTGGCGGTCTGTGGGTGGCGGAACACCCTGAATTTTGGGCGCAAGACAATGTCATTTTGCTGCGCAATCAGTTTTTGCAGCTAAGCGGCGTGATGGCAATTTCGGTTATGAGCCTGATCATGATCCTCGCGACCCGGCCCAAATGGCTTGAACCCTATGTAGGCGGGCTGGATAAAACATATCGCTTGCACAAATGGCTGGGTATTGCCGCGTTGAGTTTGGCGGTCATTCATTGGCTGTGGAAAGAGGGGCCCAAATGGCTAAAGGGACTCGGACTGTTGGATTTCAGGCGTCCCCCGCGCCCCTCGCAGGAAGGCTGGAGCCCGTTACAGGAATTCCTGGCATCGCAGCGTCATTTGGCCGAGGGGATTGGCGAATGGAGCTTTTATATTGCCGTGGCATTGATGGTGATCGCGCTGGTCAAACTGGTACCGTATCGCTGGTTCGCCAAAACCCATAAATTCATTGCGTTTGCCTATCTGGCCCTGGTGTTTCATGCGGTGGTTTTGTTTAACTTTGACGATTGGGCCGGGCTAGGTGGCGTGTTGCTGTCCGTGTTTTTAGCAGCAGGGGCCTATAGTGCCGTTTTGGTGCTGACAGGCCGTGTCGGGCGTAAATCCACCGCGATTGCGACACTTGAGAAAACCGACTATTTCCCGGCCATCAAATCGCTGGAAGTAACCCTGAAGGTGGATCAGGGATGGCAGGGGCATCGGGCCGGGCAGTTTGCCTTTGTTACCTTTGATCGGCAGGAAGGCGCACATCCCTTTACCATCGCAACACCCTGGAATGCCGGTGACCGTCGTCTTACCATATTGATCAAGGCCCTGGGTGATTACACAAGCACCTTGCCCGACCATGTAAAGGTTGGTACCCGTGCGCGGATCGAAGGCCCCTATGGTGCCTTTACCTTTGATGCACCGGGAAAACGTCAGGTTTGGATTGGTGGTGGCATCGGCATCACCCCGTTTCTGGCCCGCCTGAAGGAACTGGCCGAACTGCCAGTCGAACAACGCCAGAATATCGACCTTTATCATGCGATCCCGGTGGAGGATGAAACTCTGTCGGCCCGCCTGAAAATGCTGGCCCGGCAAGCAGGAGTGACATTGCATGTCATCATTGATGGACGGGATGATTTATTGACCGGCGCAAGATTGCGTCGTGATGTTGCGGATTGGAAAAGTGCCAGTTTCTGGTTTTGCGGGCCGCGTCAGTTTGGCAATGCCCTTTATCGTGATTTGACGGGCAATGGCCTGCCATCCAAGCGGTTCCATCAGGAGCTGTTCGAGTTCCGCTAG